Proteins from a genomic interval of Alosa alosa isolate M-15738 ecotype Scorff River chromosome 8, AALO_Geno_1.1, whole genome shotgun sequence:
- the LOC125298760 gene encoding protein phosphatase 1 regulatory subunit 14B-like isoform X2: protein MASETGAHPRVVFQTPRKEEGEEPPGRRLGKLTVKYDRKDLQRRLDIEEWIEGQLHLLFDCEEDDIPELEIDIDELLDLSHEEQKSKLRTLLHECDKPKEDFINGLLYRIKGLRKMSGTMKK from the exons ATGGCCTCGGAGACGGGGGCCCACCCCAGGGTGGTGTTCCAGACCCCACGGAAGGAGGAAGGCGAGGAGCCCCCCGGGCGGCGTCTGGGCAAGCTGACGGTCAAGTACGACCGCAAGGACCTGCAGCGGCGCCTCGACATTGAGGAGTGGATTGAGGGCCAGCTACACCTGCTGTTCGACtgtgag GAGGATGATATCCCTGAATTGGAAATTGACATTGATGAGCTCTTGGATTTGTCACATGAGGAACAGAAGTCAAAACTACGG ACACTCCTACATGAATGTGACAAGCCAAAAGAG GACTTCATCAATGGCTTACTGTACCGTATCAAGGGACTTCGTAAGATGTCTGGCACCATGAAGAAATGA
- the LOC125298760 gene encoding uncharacterized protein LOC125298760 isoform X1 encodes MASETGAHPRVVFQTPRKEEGEEPPGRRLGKLTVKYDRKDLQRRLDIEEWIEGQLHLLFDCEAVMEPGSLCTQCILGSFWVYTAGHQNKRHCVLNCVLAFVRGFQTKHLSLRGNTVNSTHTIHTCFFCETDFMWLMVMKWISSNQLCAKSFVLDQLT; translated from the exons ATGGCCTCGGAGACGGGGGCCCACCCCAGGGTGGTGTTCCAGACCCCACGGAAGGAGGAAGGCGAGGAGCCCCCCGGGCGGCGTCTGGGCAAGCTGACGGTCAAGTACGACCGCAAGGACCTGCAGCGGCGCCTCGACATTGAGGAGTGGATTGAGGGCCAGCTACACCTGCTGTTCGACtgtgag GCTGTGATGGAACCGGGCTCTCTGTGCACTCAGTGCATTCTGGGTAGTTTTTGGGTCTACACTGCAGGCCATCAGAACAAAAGACACTGTGTCCTGAACTGTGTGTTGGCGTTCGTACGTGGGTTTCAAACAAAGCACCTTTCTCTGAGAGGAAATACAGTAAACTCAACCCACACAATccacacatgttttttttgtgagaCTGACTTCATGTGGCTTATGGTAATGAAATGGATTTCCAGTAATCAACTTTGTGCCAAATCTTTTGTCTTGGATCAACTGACTTAA